A region from the Aphis gossypii isolate Hap1 chromosome 1, ASM2018417v2, whole genome shotgun sequence genome encodes:
- the LOC114120168 gene encoding protein phosphatase PP2A 55 kDa regulatory subunit isoform X3 produces the protein MAGNGEIQWCFSQVKGTLEDDVTEADLISCVEFNHDGELLATGDKGGRVVIFQRDPMSKTCIPRRGDYTVYSTFQSHEPEFDYLKSLEIEEKINKIRWLRRKNQAHFLLSTNDKTIKLWKVSEKDKKIEGYNTKEDSGIMRDPMNITSLRVPVLKSMELMVEASPRRVFANAHTYHINSISVNSDQETYLSADDLRINLWNLEITDQSFNIVDIKPTNMEELTEVITAAEFHPLECNLFVYSSSKGTIRLCDMRSSALCDKHAKLFEEQDDPTTRSFFSEIISSISDVKISNSGRYMMSRDYMTIKVWDLHMETKPIETYPVHEYLRPKLCSLYENDCIFDKFECCWSGTDQYIMTGAYNNFFRMFDRAAKRDVTLEASKEIAKPKTVLKPRKVCIGNKRKKDEISVDCLDFNKKILHTAWHPNENIVAVAATNNLYLFQDKL, from the exons ATGGCCG gaaACGGTGAGATCCAATGGTGTTTCTCACAGGTTAAAGGCACATTGGAAGACGATGTTACCGAag CCGATTTAATTTCCTGCGTGGAGTTTAACCATGATGGGGAATTATTGGCAACCGGTGACAAAGGCGGTCGAGTAGTAATATTTCAACGGGATCCAATG AGTAAAACATGTATTCCAAGACGAGGGGACTATACTGTATATAGTACGTTCCAAAGTCATGAACCTGAATTTGATTATCTTAAGAGTTTAgaaatagaagaaaaaattaataaaattaggtgGCTCAGACGTAAAAATCAAGCTCATTTTCTATTGTCTACTAAtg ACAAAACCATAAAGCTGTGGAAAGTGTCTGAAAAAGATAAGAAAATTGAAGGATATAATACTAAAGAAGATAGTGGCATAATGAGGGATCCAATGAATATTACTTCCTTAAGG gtACCTGTGTTAAAGTCAATGGAATTAATGGTTGAAGCTTCTCCGAGAAGAGTATTCGCCAATGCTCATACTTACCATATTAACTCAATCAGTGTTAATTCTGATCAAGAAACCTATCTGTCAGCTGATGACCTAAGAATAAATTTATGGAATTTAGAAATCACTGATCAAAGTTTCA atattgttGATATTAAGCCAACTAACATGGAAGAACTCACTGAAGTCATAACAGCCGCTGAATTTCATCCGCTGGAATGCAACTTATTTGTATACAGTAGTAGCAAGGGTACAATTCGTTTATGTGATATGCGATCTTCAGCATTGTGTGATAAGCATGCTAAAT tgtTTGAAGAACAAGATGATCCAACAACGAGAAGTTTCTTTTCTGAAATTATATCTAGTATATCTGATGTGAAAATTTCCAATTCTGGCCGTTACATGATGTCTAGAGATTATATGACTATTAAGGTTTGGGATTTACATATGGAAACTAAACCAATTGAAACATATCcc gtgCACGAGTACTTGCGACCTAAATTATGTTCATTGTATGaaaatgattgtatttttgataaatttgaatgctGCTGGTCAGGCACtgatcaatatattatgactggtgcttacaataatttcttCCGAATGTTTGATCGGGCAGCTAAACGAGATGTCACATTAGAAGCTTCTAAAGAAATTGCTAAGCCTAAGACAGTATTGAAACCTAGAaaa gtgTGTATAGgaaataaacgtaaaaaagACGAGATTAGTGTTGATTGTTTAGactttaataagaaaattctTCACACTGCATGGCAtccaaatgaaaatattgttgcTGTAGCGGCCACCAATAACTTGTATTTGTTCCAAGATAAATTGTAG
- the LOC114120168 gene encoding protein phosphatase PP2A 55 kDa regulatory subunit isoform X2 has translation MRLSAAPTTMTTMTDDAENGNGEIQWCFSQVKGTLEDDVTEADLISCVEFNHDGELLATGDKGGRVVIFQRDPMSKTCIPRRGDYTVYSTFQSHEPEFDYLKSLEIEEKINKIRWLRRKNQAHFLLSTNDKTIKLWKVSEKDKKIEGYNTKEDSGIMRDPMNITSLRVPVLKSMELMVEASPRRVFANAHTYHINSISVNSDQETYLSADDLRINLWNLEITDQSFNIVDIKPTNMEELTEVITAAEFHPLECNLFVYSSSKGTIRLCDMRSSALCDKHAKLFEEQDDPTTRSFFSEIISSISDVKISNSGRYMMSRDYMTIKVWDLHMETKPIETYPVHEYLRPKLCSLYENDCIFDKFECCWSGTDQYIMTGAYNNFFRMFDRAAKRDVTLEASKEIAKPKTVLKPRKVCIGNKRKKDEISVDCLDFNKKILHTAWHPNENIVAVAATNNLYLFQDKL, from the exons ATGAGACTATCCGCTGCTCCGACCACAATGACCACAATGACTGACGACGCAGAGAACG gaaACGGTGAGATCCAATGGTGTTTCTCACAGGTTAAAGGCACATTGGAAGACGATGTTACCGAag CCGATTTAATTTCCTGCGTGGAGTTTAACCATGATGGGGAATTATTGGCAACCGGTGACAAAGGCGGTCGAGTAGTAATATTTCAACGGGATCCAATG AGTAAAACATGTATTCCAAGACGAGGGGACTATACTGTATATAGTACGTTCCAAAGTCATGAACCTGAATTTGATTATCTTAAGAGTTTAgaaatagaagaaaaaattaataaaattaggtgGCTCAGACGTAAAAATCAAGCTCATTTTCTATTGTCTACTAAtg ACAAAACCATAAAGCTGTGGAAAGTGTCTGAAAAAGATAAGAAAATTGAAGGATATAATACTAAAGAAGATAGTGGCATAATGAGGGATCCAATGAATATTACTTCCTTAAGG gtACCTGTGTTAAAGTCAATGGAATTAATGGTTGAAGCTTCTCCGAGAAGAGTATTCGCCAATGCTCATACTTACCATATTAACTCAATCAGTGTTAATTCTGATCAAGAAACCTATCTGTCAGCTGATGACCTAAGAATAAATTTATGGAATTTAGAAATCACTGATCAAAGTTTCA atattgttGATATTAAGCCAACTAACATGGAAGAACTCACTGAAGTCATAACAGCCGCTGAATTTCATCCGCTGGAATGCAACTTATTTGTATACAGTAGTAGCAAGGGTACAATTCGTTTATGTGATATGCGATCTTCAGCATTGTGTGATAAGCATGCTAAAT tgtTTGAAGAACAAGATGATCCAACAACGAGAAGTTTCTTTTCTGAAATTATATCTAGTATATCTGATGTGAAAATTTCCAATTCTGGCCGTTACATGATGTCTAGAGATTATATGACTATTAAGGTTTGGGATTTACATATGGAAACTAAACCAATTGAAACATATCcc gtgCACGAGTACTTGCGACCTAAATTATGTTCATTGTATGaaaatgattgtatttttgataaatttgaatgctGCTGGTCAGGCACtgatcaatatattatgactggtgcttacaataatttcttCCGAATGTTTGATCGGGCAGCTAAACGAGATGTCACATTAGAAGCTTCTAAAGAAATTGCTAAGCCTAAGACAGTATTGAAACCTAGAaaa gtgTGTATAGgaaataaacgtaaaaaagACGAGATTAGTGTTGATTGTTTAGactttaataagaaaattctTCACACTGCATGGCAtccaaatgaaaatattgttgcTGTAGCGGCCACCAATAACTTGTATTTGTTCCAAGATAAATTGTAG
- the LOC114132977 gene encoding transcription initiation factor TFIID subunit 4 isoform X1 — translation MASVKFLEEVLSKDVDENAFSAIVVSLESELVTNTSVVSTSNRSHHHNNTNTNNSTSSSSSNNAVAATAAAPQKQQQQHVLVNGARAAASSMNKCIAAVAANNNNNSLISHCDNLMPGISQADFVGQQQQQQQQQQQQQQQQQQQHHHHVVNPTLAHNYAAPQPMKSLDQVKVVYSNSANSRNYVPVNSLPNGTINSTSTGTGTAVVIKSTPQQLHHNSPPVSTMTLPGQVSSNQSSVSSNVITVSKQMAQGVVTGNSPQTILPANVQILNVNALRPQNSQGGVNKNMSRVMIPQVVGARPGAPGLTLQTLQQAQGGHILLKTENGQYQLLRVGPAPSQGNAITQNNANFRVQPVPSVATNNVSIAGTPTTTPTQTIAQPQQAHQKIQQDNTKEKCRKFLANLLELSSKEPKPVERSVRTLIQELVDAKVEPEQFCDRLEKLLNASPQPCLIGFLKKSLPLLRQSLMLKEMVIDGIRPPQLSAQPTVVLANQQQAANTQVMGNILSNAASNQQTVRIMTSQPALTPARTINSQQQHRIVSQQVRVQTPTGLTAVNKMGSIRIQPPVVSSQSATLPPPLTSTSSPRPPVGSGRPMLVKAVPLKTPAGSHIKISTPIVSTPLQTNSITMPQPRIPPSPNIIAQPTMISKPPTPITVAPPTVALSKPPSKEKEKKSFSSSAAYVGDDDINDVAAMGGVNLAEETQRILGSTDFVGTQIRSCKDEILLPQNPLVAKIKQIVNREGLEDAAADVPALVSHAVAERLKDLLEKCAVVAEHRLDFNKADKRYEITRNIRGQIKCLEEIDKVERKKQDEMERELLLRAAKSRSKNEDPEQAKLKAKAKEMQRVEMEELRQREANLTALNAIGPRKKPKLEPGISPSLQNQNSSISTNLTNRQTIPRQRIKRVTMRDTLFVLEQEKDIRRKANFMFKPFLK, via the exons ATGGCGTCAGTCAAGTTTCTGGAGGAAGTACTCAGTAAGGACGTGGACGAAAACGCGTTCAGTGCAATCGTGGTGTCGCTGGAAAGCGAGCTCGTCACCAACACGTCGGTCGTGTCCACTAGTAACAGGAGTCACCACCACAACAACACCAACACCAACAACAGcaccagcagcagcagcagcaataATGCTGTCGCAGCTACAGCGGCCGCGCCGCaaaaacaacaacagcagcaCGTCTTGGTCAACGGTGCCCGGGCCGCCGCCTCATCGATGAACAAGTGCATAGCTGCCGTCGCCgccaacaacaacaacaatagtCTTATAAG CCACTGCGATAATTTAATGCCGGGCATCAGTCAGGCGGATTTTGTTGGccaacagcaacaacaacaacaacaacagcagcagcagcaacagcaacaacagcagcaacaCCATCACCATGTCGTCAATCCAACGTTGGCACACAACTATGCGGCACCACAACCTATGAAATCATTAGACCAGGTCAAAGTAGTCTATTCCAATTCGGCAAACAGTCGAAATTACGTGCCTGTCAACTCGCTGCCAAACGGCACGATTAATTCTACCAGTACAG GTACTGGAACTGCTGTTGTAATTAAGTCAACCCCTCAACAGCTTCACCATAATTCACCTCCAGTTTCTACAATGACTTTACCTGGACAAGTATCGTCCAATCAATCCTCTGTTTCATCCAATGTTATTACGGTTTCCAAGCAAATGGCACAAGGCGTAGTTACTGGTAACTCTCCTCAAACAATTTTGCCAgcaaatgtacaaatattaaatgtaaatgcaTTGCGGCCACAAAATTCTCAAGGCggagttaataaaaatatgtcaagAGTTATGATACCTCAAGTAGTTGGGGCCCGTCCTGGTGCACCTGgg cTTACTTTACAAACACTCCAACAAGCACAAGGtggacatatattattaaagactgAAAATGGCCAGTATCAGTTATTACGAGTTGGCCCAGCACCTAGTCAAGGAAATGCTATTACTCAAAATAATGCAAATTTTAGAGTTCAACCTGTTCCTTCAGTTGCAAct aACAATGTTTCCATTGCTGGTACACCAACTACAACACCAACTCAAACGATAGCTCAACCTCAACAG gcgcatcaaaaaattcaacaagATAATACTAAAGAAAAATGTCGCAAATTTTTAGCCAATTTACTTGAATTGTCTAGTAAAGAACCTAAACCTGTAGAAAGAAGTGTGCGAACACTTATACAAGAACTGGTTGATGCCAAGGTAGAGCCTGAACAGTTTTGTGATCGACTTGAGAAACTTCTAAATGCTTCACCACAACCGTGCCTTATTGGTTTCCTCAAG aAAAGCTTACCACTTTTGAGGCAATCACTTATGTTAAAAGAAATGGTGATTGATGGAATTCGACCACCACAACTTAGTGCTCAACCTACTGTTGTTTTAGCTAATCAGCAGCAAGCAGCg aatacaCAAGTAATGGGAAATATCTTAAGTAATGCAGCATCTAATCAGCAAACGGTTAGAATAATGACTTCCCAACCAGCCTTAACACCAGCAAGGACAATTAATTCTCAACAACAACATAGAATTGTTTCT caACAAGTCAGGGTACAAACTCCAACAGGTCTTACAGCTGTTAATAAAATGGGTTCAATTCGTATTCAACCTCCAGTAGTATCTTCTCAATCTGCTACACTTCCTCCACCACTTACATCAACATCATCCCCAAGACCACCAGTGGGTAGTGGTCGACCGATGCTTGTTAAAGCAGTACCTCTTAAAACACCAGCTGGATCACATATAAAGATTAGTACTCCTATTGTATCGACGCCACTACAAACTAATAGTATAACAATGCCTCAACCTCGGATACCACCATCCCCAAATATAATAGCACAACCAACAATGATCAGCAAACCTCCAACACCAATTACTGTTGCTCCGCCGACAGTTGCGTTGTCTAAACCTCCATCCAaggaaaaagaaaagaaatctTTTTCATCATCAGCAGCAtatgt tggCGATGATGATATTAATGATGTTGCTGCTATGGGTGGTGTCAACTTAGCAGAAGAAACCCAAAGAATTTTAGGTTCCACTGATTTCGTTGGAACACAAATTAGATCATGTAAAGATGAAATACTATTACCACAAAATCCATTAGtagcaaaaattaaacaaattg taaatagAGAAGGTTTAGAAGATGCTGCAGCAGATGTGCCAGCTTTAGTATCACATGCAGTTGCTGAACGTTTAAAAGATCTTTTAGAAAAATGTGCTGTTGTAGCAGAACAtcgtttagattttaataaa GCGGATAAACGGTATGAAATTACTAGAAATATTCGCGGTCAAATCAAATGCCTTGAAGAAATTGACAAGGTTGAACGTAAAAAGCAAGATGAAATGGAGCGAGAGCTTTTATTACGGGCAGCTAAAAGTAGATCTAAAAACGAAGATCCAGAACAAGCCAAATTAAAAGCTAAAGCCAAAgag ATGCAAAGGGTAGAAATGGAAGAACTACGACAGCGAGAAGCTAATTTAACTGCCTTAAATGCAATTGGACCTAggaaaaaaccaaaattagaACCAGGAATTAGTCCTAGTTTACAG aacCAAAATTCTAGTATTAGTACCAATTTAACAAATAGACAAACA atACCTAGACAAAGGATAAAACGTGTTACCATGCGTGATACGCTATTTGTACTTGAACAAGAAAAAGATATTCGTAGGAAAGCAAATTTCATGTTCAAACCATTCTTGAAGTGA
- the LOC114132977 gene encoding transcription initiation factor TFIID subunit 4 isoform X2, with the protein MIVFRNSSLALNDVLSHCDNLMPGISQADFVGQQQQQQQQQQQQQQQQQQQHHHHVVNPTLAHNYAAPQPMKSLDQVKVVYSNSANSRNYVPVNSLPNGTINSTSTGTGTAVVIKSTPQQLHHNSPPVSTMTLPGQVSSNQSSVSSNVITVSKQMAQGVVTGNSPQTILPANVQILNVNALRPQNSQGGVNKNMSRVMIPQVVGARPGAPGLTLQTLQQAQGGHILLKTENGQYQLLRVGPAPSQGNAITQNNANFRVQPVPSVATNNVSIAGTPTTTPTQTIAQPQQAHQKIQQDNTKEKCRKFLANLLELSSKEPKPVERSVRTLIQELVDAKVEPEQFCDRLEKLLNASPQPCLIGFLKKSLPLLRQSLMLKEMVIDGIRPPQLSAQPTVVLANQQQAANTQVMGNILSNAASNQQTVRIMTSQPALTPARTINSQQQHRIVSQQVRVQTPTGLTAVNKMGSIRIQPPVVSSQSATLPPPLTSTSSPRPPVGSGRPMLVKAVPLKTPAGSHIKISTPIVSTPLQTNSITMPQPRIPPSPNIIAQPTMISKPPTPITVAPPTVALSKPPSKEKEKKSFSSSAAYVGDDDINDVAAMGGVNLAEETQRILGSTDFVGTQIRSCKDEILLPQNPLVAKIKQIVNREGLEDAAADVPALVSHAVAERLKDLLEKCAVVAEHRLDFNKADKRYEITRNIRGQIKCLEEIDKVERKKQDEMERELLLRAAKSRSKNEDPEQAKLKAKAKEMQRVEMEELRQREANLTALNAIGPRKKPKLEPGISPSLQNQNSSISTNLTNRQTIPRQRIKRVTMRDTLFVLEQEKDIRRKANFMFKPFLK; encoded by the exons ATGATAGTGTTTCGTAACTCTAGTTTGGCGCTAAATGACGTTTTGAG CCACTGCGATAATTTAATGCCGGGCATCAGTCAGGCGGATTTTGTTGGccaacagcaacaacaacaacaacaacagcagcagcagcaacagcaacaacagcagcaacaCCATCACCATGTCGTCAATCCAACGTTGGCACACAACTATGCGGCACCACAACCTATGAAATCATTAGACCAGGTCAAAGTAGTCTATTCCAATTCGGCAAACAGTCGAAATTACGTGCCTGTCAACTCGCTGCCAAACGGCACGATTAATTCTACCAGTACAG GTACTGGAACTGCTGTTGTAATTAAGTCAACCCCTCAACAGCTTCACCATAATTCACCTCCAGTTTCTACAATGACTTTACCTGGACAAGTATCGTCCAATCAATCCTCTGTTTCATCCAATGTTATTACGGTTTCCAAGCAAATGGCACAAGGCGTAGTTACTGGTAACTCTCCTCAAACAATTTTGCCAgcaaatgtacaaatattaaatgtaaatgcaTTGCGGCCACAAAATTCTCAAGGCggagttaataaaaatatgtcaagAGTTATGATACCTCAAGTAGTTGGGGCCCGTCCTGGTGCACCTGgg cTTACTTTACAAACACTCCAACAAGCACAAGGtggacatatattattaaagactgAAAATGGCCAGTATCAGTTATTACGAGTTGGCCCAGCACCTAGTCAAGGAAATGCTATTACTCAAAATAATGCAAATTTTAGAGTTCAACCTGTTCCTTCAGTTGCAAct aACAATGTTTCCATTGCTGGTACACCAACTACAACACCAACTCAAACGATAGCTCAACCTCAACAG gcgcatcaaaaaattcaacaagATAATACTAAAGAAAAATGTCGCAAATTTTTAGCCAATTTACTTGAATTGTCTAGTAAAGAACCTAAACCTGTAGAAAGAAGTGTGCGAACACTTATACAAGAACTGGTTGATGCCAAGGTAGAGCCTGAACAGTTTTGTGATCGACTTGAGAAACTTCTAAATGCTTCACCACAACCGTGCCTTATTGGTTTCCTCAAG aAAAGCTTACCACTTTTGAGGCAATCACTTATGTTAAAAGAAATGGTGATTGATGGAATTCGACCACCACAACTTAGTGCTCAACCTACTGTTGTTTTAGCTAATCAGCAGCAAGCAGCg aatacaCAAGTAATGGGAAATATCTTAAGTAATGCAGCATCTAATCAGCAAACGGTTAGAATAATGACTTCCCAACCAGCCTTAACACCAGCAAGGACAATTAATTCTCAACAACAACATAGAATTGTTTCT caACAAGTCAGGGTACAAACTCCAACAGGTCTTACAGCTGTTAATAAAATGGGTTCAATTCGTATTCAACCTCCAGTAGTATCTTCTCAATCTGCTACACTTCCTCCACCACTTACATCAACATCATCCCCAAGACCACCAGTGGGTAGTGGTCGACCGATGCTTGTTAAAGCAGTACCTCTTAAAACACCAGCTGGATCACATATAAAGATTAGTACTCCTATTGTATCGACGCCACTACAAACTAATAGTATAACAATGCCTCAACCTCGGATACCACCATCCCCAAATATAATAGCACAACCAACAATGATCAGCAAACCTCCAACACCAATTACTGTTGCTCCGCCGACAGTTGCGTTGTCTAAACCTCCATCCAaggaaaaagaaaagaaatctTTTTCATCATCAGCAGCAtatgt tggCGATGATGATATTAATGATGTTGCTGCTATGGGTGGTGTCAACTTAGCAGAAGAAACCCAAAGAATTTTAGGTTCCACTGATTTCGTTGGAACACAAATTAGATCATGTAAAGATGAAATACTATTACCACAAAATCCATTAGtagcaaaaattaaacaaattg taaatagAGAAGGTTTAGAAGATGCTGCAGCAGATGTGCCAGCTTTAGTATCACATGCAGTTGCTGAACGTTTAAAAGATCTTTTAGAAAAATGTGCTGTTGTAGCAGAACAtcgtttagattttaataaa GCGGATAAACGGTATGAAATTACTAGAAATATTCGCGGTCAAATCAAATGCCTTGAAGAAATTGACAAGGTTGAACGTAAAAAGCAAGATGAAATGGAGCGAGAGCTTTTATTACGGGCAGCTAAAAGTAGATCTAAAAACGAAGATCCAGAACAAGCCAAATTAAAAGCTAAAGCCAAAgag ATGCAAAGGGTAGAAATGGAAGAACTACGACAGCGAGAAGCTAATTTAACTGCCTTAAATGCAATTGGACCTAggaaaaaaccaaaattagaACCAGGAATTAGTCCTAGTTTACAG aacCAAAATTCTAGTATTAGTACCAATTTAACAAATAGACAAACA atACCTAGACAAAGGATAAAACGTGTTACCATGCGTGATACGCTATTTGTACTTGAACAAGAAAAAGATATTCGTAGGAAAGCAAATTTCATGTTCAAACCATTCTTGAAGTGA
- the LOC114132977 gene encoding transcription initiation factor TFIID subunit 4 isoform X3, with the protein MTLPGQVSSNQSSVSSNVITVSKQMAQGVVTGNSPQTILPANVQILNVNALRPQNSQGGVNKNMSRVMIPQVVGARPGAPGLTLQTLQQAQGGHILLKTENGQYQLLRVGPAPSQGNAITQNNANFRVQPVPSVATNNVSIAGTPTTTPTQTIAQPQQAHQKIQQDNTKEKCRKFLANLLELSSKEPKPVERSVRTLIQELVDAKVEPEQFCDRLEKLLNASPQPCLIGFLKKSLPLLRQSLMLKEMVIDGIRPPQLSAQPTVVLANQQQAANTQVMGNILSNAASNQQTVRIMTSQPALTPARTINSQQQHRIVSQQVRVQTPTGLTAVNKMGSIRIQPPVVSSQSATLPPPLTSTSSPRPPVGSGRPMLVKAVPLKTPAGSHIKISTPIVSTPLQTNSITMPQPRIPPSPNIIAQPTMISKPPTPITVAPPTVALSKPPSKEKEKKSFSSSAAYVGDDDINDVAAMGGVNLAEETQRILGSTDFVGTQIRSCKDEILLPQNPLVAKIKQIVNREGLEDAAADVPALVSHAVAERLKDLLEKCAVVAEHRLDFNKADKRYEITRNIRGQIKCLEEIDKVERKKQDEMERELLLRAAKSRSKNEDPEQAKLKAKAKEMQRVEMEELRQREANLTALNAIGPRKKPKLEPGISPSLQNQNSSISTNLTNRQTIPRQRIKRVTMRDTLFVLEQEKDIRRKANFMFKPFLK; encoded by the exons ATGACTTTACCTGGACAAGTATCGTCCAATCAATCCTCTGTTTCATCCAATGTTATTACGGTTTCCAAGCAAATGGCACAAGGCGTAGTTACTGGTAACTCTCCTCAAACAATTTTGCCAgcaaatgtacaaatattaaatgtaaatgcaTTGCGGCCACAAAATTCTCAAGGCggagttaataaaaatatgtcaagAGTTATGATACCTCAAGTAGTTGGGGCCCGTCCTGGTGCACCTGgg cTTACTTTACAAACACTCCAACAAGCACAAGGtggacatatattattaaagactgAAAATGGCCAGTATCAGTTATTACGAGTTGGCCCAGCACCTAGTCAAGGAAATGCTATTACTCAAAATAATGCAAATTTTAGAGTTCAACCTGTTCCTTCAGTTGCAAct aACAATGTTTCCATTGCTGGTACACCAACTACAACACCAACTCAAACGATAGCTCAACCTCAACAG gcgcatcaaaaaattcaacaagATAATACTAAAGAAAAATGTCGCAAATTTTTAGCCAATTTACTTGAATTGTCTAGTAAAGAACCTAAACCTGTAGAAAGAAGTGTGCGAACACTTATACAAGAACTGGTTGATGCCAAGGTAGAGCCTGAACAGTTTTGTGATCGACTTGAGAAACTTCTAAATGCTTCACCACAACCGTGCCTTATTGGTTTCCTCAAG aAAAGCTTACCACTTTTGAGGCAATCACTTATGTTAAAAGAAATGGTGATTGATGGAATTCGACCACCACAACTTAGTGCTCAACCTACTGTTGTTTTAGCTAATCAGCAGCAAGCAGCg aatacaCAAGTAATGGGAAATATCTTAAGTAATGCAGCATCTAATCAGCAAACGGTTAGAATAATGACTTCCCAACCAGCCTTAACACCAGCAAGGACAATTAATTCTCAACAACAACATAGAATTGTTTCT caACAAGTCAGGGTACAAACTCCAACAGGTCTTACAGCTGTTAATAAAATGGGTTCAATTCGTATTCAACCTCCAGTAGTATCTTCTCAATCTGCTACACTTCCTCCACCACTTACATCAACATCATCCCCAAGACCACCAGTGGGTAGTGGTCGACCGATGCTTGTTAAAGCAGTACCTCTTAAAACACCAGCTGGATCACATATAAAGATTAGTACTCCTATTGTATCGACGCCACTACAAACTAATAGTATAACAATGCCTCAACCTCGGATACCACCATCCCCAAATATAATAGCACAACCAACAATGATCAGCAAACCTCCAACACCAATTACTGTTGCTCCGCCGACAGTTGCGTTGTCTAAACCTCCATCCAaggaaaaagaaaagaaatctTTTTCATCATCAGCAGCAtatgt tggCGATGATGATATTAATGATGTTGCTGCTATGGGTGGTGTCAACTTAGCAGAAGAAACCCAAAGAATTTTAGGTTCCACTGATTTCGTTGGAACACAAATTAGATCATGTAAAGATGAAATACTATTACCACAAAATCCATTAGtagcaaaaattaaacaaattg taaatagAGAAGGTTTAGAAGATGCTGCAGCAGATGTGCCAGCTTTAGTATCACATGCAGTTGCTGAACGTTTAAAAGATCTTTTAGAAAAATGTGCTGTTGTAGCAGAACAtcgtttagattttaataaa GCGGATAAACGGTATGAAATTACTAGAAATATTCGCGGTCAAATCAAATGCCTTGAAGAAATTGACAAGGTTGAACGTAAAAAGCAAGATGAAATGGAGCGAGAGCTTTTATTACGGGCAGCTAAAAGTAGATCTAAAAACGAAGATCCAGAACAAGCCAAATTAAAAGCTAAAGCCAAAgag ATGCAAAGGGTAGAAATGGAAGAACTACGACAGCGAGAAGCTAATTTAACTGCCTTAAATGCAATTGGACCTAggaaaaaaccaaaattagaACCAGGAATTAGTCCTAGTTTACAG aacCAAAATTCTAGTATTAGTACCAATTTAACAAATAGACAAACA atACCTAGACAAAGGATAAAACGTGTTACCATGCGTGATACGCTATTTGTACTTGAACAAGAAAAAGATATTCGTAGGAAAGCAAATTTCATGTTCAAACCATTCTTGAAGTGA